A stretch of the Candidatus Methylopumilus planktonicus genome encodes the following:
- a CDS encoding DUF2818 family protein, whose amino-acid sequence MMQSILILVAIIMANVPWMFSEFLFIKKFPSHKKPFFWALFEVVILYFVTGGILLLAEFKMIGHIQPQAWEFYAVTFFLFLVFSFPGFIFKTLWK is encoded by the coding sequence ATGATGCAATCAATACTTATTCTCGTTGCGATTATCATGGCTAATGTGCCTTGGATGTTTAGTGAATTCCTTTTTATCAAGAAATTTCCATCCCACAAAAAACCTTTTTTTTGGGCTTTGTTCGAAGTGGTGATTCTATATTTTGTCACCGGCGGTATTTTACTTTTGGCAGAGTTTAAAATGATAGGACATATTCAACCGCAAGCCTGGGAATTTTATGCAGTGACTTTCTTTTTATTTTTAGTTTTCTCTTTTCCTGGCTTCATTTTTAAAACGCTTTGGAAATAA
- a CDS encoding sugar nucleotide-binding protein has product MEIKFLKVLIIGCGQLGFSIVNNADPDVFKLYGFSRSLRKSPASIEMHQVDILKTEAIDVIKLINPEIIIYAVSADTQSIESYQDHYVVGLKKTYEAILELDHFKHLFFVSSTRVYGQKTTKILSELDIAEPSDYGGEALMEAETVARQLKDKATILRLSGIYGPNRKRMIQLAQSNPGNWPATNNWSNRIHEEDAARFIVFLMKRIMMNESIEPLYLVTDGVPTKQYDVLTWIRNRLQLTTDTIELPILESGKQLQSVLLNQTGFVLKYPDFTYGYEAIID; this is encoded by the coding sequence TTGGAAATAAAATTTCTTAAAGTTTTAATTATAGGTTGTGGCCAACTTGGTTTCTCAATCGTCAATAATGCTGACCCCGATGTATTTAAATTATATGGCTTTAGTCGAAGCTTAAGAAAATCACCCGCTTCTATCGAAATGCATCAAGTTGATATTTTAAAAACCGAAGCTATTGATGTCATTAAATTAATAAACCCTGAAATCATTATCTACGCTGTTTCTGCAGACACACAGTCTATTGAAAGTTATCAAGATCATTATGTAGTCGGCTTAAAAAAAACGTACGAAGCGATTTTGGAGCTGGATCACTTCAAGCATCTTTTCTTTGTTTCAAGCACAAGAGTGTACGGACAAAAAACGACTAAGATTTTAAGTGAGCTTGATATTGCAGAACCTTCTGATTATGGAGGTGAAGCTTTAATGGAAGCTGAAACGGTTGCACGTCAGCTAAAAGATAAAGCCACCATATTACGTTTGTCGGGTATTTATGGCCCTAATCGAAAACGCATGATTCAATTAGCTCAAAGTAATCCGGGTAATTGGCCTGCAACCAATAATTGGTCTAATCGAATTCATGAAGAAGATGCTGCTCGTTTTATTGTATTTCTTATGAAGAGAATTATGATGAATGAATCTATTGAGCCACTTTATCTTGTAACAGATGGCGTGCCTACTAAACAATATGATGTGTTAACGTGGATCAGAAATCGTCTTCAATTAACAACCGATACGATTGAGCTTCCGATTTTGGAAAGTGGCAAGCAATTGCAATCTGTTTTGTTGAATCAAACTGGATTTGTATTAAAGTACCCTGATTTTACGTATGGTTACGAAGCGATCATTGATTAG